ACAACACGGACTTTAAGAGCCAAAAACCGCATCAAAAAGCCAATACAGGATTTTTGATGCGGTTTTTCTGATACCATTTTATAGGGATTCAAACATTAAATTTTGAATATTTTAAAGCTATTCTATCAAAAATGCCAGTAAAAATTTTTAGATTACAATATTTATTGCGGCGTTTTGTTTTTTCTGTCCTTTTTAGATATCAAGAGCACAAATGTCGTTTGCTTAGGTTCACCTAAAGTTCATAACTTTCTCACGAGAGCACCACAAAGCAACCGTACACTATTTTCAAATAAAAAATGCGGATGAATGATATTTGTCCGCGCCTGAAAGGCGAGATGAAAATATGTATATTGTTCGCAATGCGCTGCGGAACATTGCACGCTCTAAAGGCCGCAATATTTTAGTTGGAATTATTGTGTTCGTGATTGCTATTTCCAGCTGTGTGGCTTTGTCGATTCGACAAGCAGCATCTAAAGTAGAATCCCAAAGTTTGGATAATTTAAAAATCACCGGGCAAATTTCTGTTAACCGTGAGTCCTTATTCCAGAATACCCAAAGCGCCACATCTTCTGGTAGCACTTCGAGTGAAGATATTCGCTCGAAGCTGTCATCACTTCAAGGACCGACGCTCGATGAGCTAAAGACTTATGCGTCCGCACCATCCGTCTCAAGTTTCTATTACACCATTTCCAGCACAGTCAACGCAAACAACAATTCTTTTGAACCCGTGGATACTTCATCTTCCAAAAATTCAAGTGATTCCTCCGCATCCGCCTCAACAGAAGATCGTCAGAGTATCCGCGAAGGAAAAGGAATGAGTGGGAATATCCCGGAGGGGATGGGTACACAGGGGAACTTTTCCCTTACCGCATACAGCAGCGAAAGCGCGATGACAAACTTTCAAGAGAATAATAGTTCTATTACGGATGGCTCCATGATTGATTTGACAGCTGCGGACAATACTTGTTTAATTTCAGATGAATTAGCATCCCTCAATAATTTATCTGTAGGGAATACCATCACGATTACCAATCCAAACAACGACGGGGAAACCTATACATTTACTATCATAGGTATCTATCACAACAGTAATACGGAATCTACCAACACTATGATGCAATTTTCTACTTCCAGCGATCCGGCGAATTTGATTATTATTAGCACCGGAACTATGAATAATATTGTTGCTCAATCAACATCAGCGGCGAAAACCTCTACAAACCAGGATACTGGAGTTACTTCTACCACTGCATTACGTACTAAAACCTCTGGCACCTATGTATTTAACGATGTGTCAGCCTATGAATCTTTTCAAAACGAAGTAAAAGATATGGGATTATCAGATGACTATTCGGTTTCCTCAACCGATCTAAACAATTATGAACAGAGTCTGGTACCGCTGAAAAACCTCAGCAAATTTGCTGGCATTTTTCTTTTGATCGTGCTACTGGTTGGCGGAGTTGTTCTGATTGTACTTAATATTTTTAATATCCATGAACGCAAGTACGAGGTTGGGGTGCTGACAGCCATTGGTATGAAGAAAGGCAAGGTAGCTCTACAATTTGTAACCGAGTTATTTACAGTGACTTTGGTTTCTATTATCATCGGAACCGCTGTAGGAGCAGCCATTTCGGTTCCCGTTACCAATTCACTGTTGGCATCACAGGTTGCTTCCCAACAGACTCAGTCAAGTCGTGTAGAGCAAAACTTTGGCCGCGGCAGACAAATGGAAAATGGGCAGGGAGGCACTTCTGCCAATACAGCCGGCGAAGGGACAATGGCTTCTCCTTCTGGTTTTTCCGGACAAACTGGAAAATCGGTTACTAATTATATCAGCAGTGTACAATCAGCTACTGATATGACCGTTGTTGTAGAGCTTTTGGGAATCGGCGTATTGCTCACTTTGATTTCCAGCCTTGTCGCCGTAATTTTCATATTGCGCTATGAGCCGTTGAAAATTCTTACCAACCGGACATAAAGGAGGAGATTATTATGAGCATATTGGAGCTGAAAAATCTCAGCTATTCCTACGACGGAATACATCCTATTCTTAAGGATATTACCTATACATTTGAACAAGGAAAAGTATACGCTATTATGGGAAAGTCTGGCGCTGGAAAAACTACTTTGCTGTCTCTGTTGTCTGGGTTGGCCAAGCCTACGAGCGGCACGATCCTTTTTCAGGACAAAGACATTACCACCATTGACCGTTATCATTATCGCAGCAAATATGTAGGCGTTGTGTTTCAGGGATTCAATCTTCTTCCGCAACTGACTGCTGTAGAAAATGTGGAATTGTCTATGGATATCTCGGGTATGAAGATCAAAGACCGATGTGAAGTAGCGATGAATTTATTAGATAAAGTGGAGTTAGACGAAGTAAAGGCCAATCGTCGAGTACTGAAGCTTTCCGGTGGCGAACAGCAGCGCGTTGCCATTGCACGAGCACTATCTTACAATCCAGATATTTTGTTAGCTGATGAGCCTACTGGAAATCTTGACGGAGAAACACAGGATGCAGTAATGAATATTTTTCTTCGCCTTGCTCGAGAAGAAAATAAATGCGTTATTATCGTTACCCATTCACCTGAGGTGGCCCATCAGGCTGATATTGTGTATGAACTAAAATCTGCAAAATGTACTGACCTTTCTCCCTTACAATAAAATCTTGTTTTGCTAAGAAATTCGTTCTAACGAGCACTCTTATATATCTGCAGCAAAAAAATTTACGCATTAAAAAGGTACCACCAACTATCATTTTTTCGGATGGCTGGTGGTATCTTTTTCATGTAACTGCCTA
This genomic window from Caproicibacterium sp. BJN0003 contains:
- a CDS encoding ABC transporter ATP-binding protein, giving the protein MSILELKNLSYSYDGIHPILKDITYTFEQGKVYAIMGKSGAGKTTLLSLLSGLAKPTSGTILFQDKDITTIDRYHYRSKYVGVVFQGFNLLPQLTAVENVELSMDISGMKIKDRCEVAMNLLDKVELDEVKANRRVLKLSGGEQQRVAIARALSYNPDILLADEPTGNLDGETQDAVMNIFLRLAREENKCVIIVTHSPEVAHQADIVYELKSAKCTDLSPLQ
- a CDS encoding ABC transporter permease, whose translation is MYIVRNALRNIARSKGRNILVGIIVFVIAISSCVALSIRQAASKVESQSLDNLKITGQISVNRESLFQNTQSATSSGSTSSEDIRSKLSSLQGPTLDELKTYASAPSVSSFYYTISSTVNANNNSFEPVDTSSSKNSSDSSASASTEDRQSIREGKGMSGNIPEGMGTQGNFSLTAYSSESAMTNFQENNSSITDGSMIDLTAADNTCLISDELASLNNLSVGNTITITNPNNDGETYTFTIIGIYHNSNTESTNTMMQFSTSSDPANLIIISTGTMNNIVAQSTSAAKTSTNQDTGVTSTTALRTKTSGTYVFNDVSAYESFQNEVKDMGLSDDYSVSSTDLNNYEQSLVPLKNLSKFAGIFLLIVLLVGGVVLIVLNIFNIHERKYEVGVLTAIGMKKGKVALQFVTELFTVTLVSIIIGTAVGAAISVPVTNSLLASQVASQQTQSSRVEQNFGRGRQMENGQGGTSANTAGEGTMASPSGFSGQTGKSVTNYISSVQSATDMTVVVELLGIGVLLTLISSLVAVIFILRYEPLKILTNRT